Proteins from one Anopheles nili chromosome 2, idAnoNiliSN_F5_01, whole genome shotgun sequence genomic window:
- the LOC128721141 gene encoding uncharacterized protein LOC128721141 — protein MASQKSSTNPALAVTNRILRSPSHESFSTDLSLISISVSSMNSEATSVLNRSSCSLLNRTMEEKLGSLLNPKDSKRNRSSTLTERWNESNDLIRNCATLSAALGIHKSFSTTDIYQLPSDQHNLGRLSTSELALTPFQKVGYLFDHSRLEHASRSYSTWVAVGELASTSQLPSPHGGQSSQVPTLTSANQTPSFTVTDLISSVNKKIRQNYIRRRLFTTYRALERLSQSEFNLDRLEAAAFAATNPGPTELIVPSSMSNASASPVGGKSTSSPGPPLGEVGTVPEHGAVLTLKKSGTSGAGTGANPRGHHGPKKHLTFHDIENERGKPLSKYERHMLIFNWLHTIDDTALEVEN, from the exons ATGGCGTCGCAGAAAAGTTCCACTAATCCGGCGCTGGCGGTAACGAACCGTATCCTGCGCTCACCATCCCACGAAAGCTTCTCCACCGACCTCTCGCTGATATCGATTTCTGTTTCGTCAATGAACTCGGAGGCAACAAGCGTCCTGAACCGGTCCAGCTGCAGTCTGCTCAACCGAACGATGGAGGAAAAGCTGGGCAGTCTGTTGAACCCAAAGGACAGCAAAAGAAATCG ATCGTCAACGCTGACCGAACGATGGAACGAAAGTAACGATCTCATTCGCAACTGTGCCACACTGTCGGCGGCGCTGGGAATTCACAAAAGCTTCAGCACCACCGACATCTACCAGTTGCCATCCGATCAGCACAACCTGGGCCGTCTGTCCACCTCCGAGCTGGCGCTAACTCCGTTCCAGAAGGTTGGCTACCTATTTGACCACTCCCGGCTTGAGCACGCTTCCCGTTCCTACTCGACGTGGGTTGCGGTCGGTGAGCTGGCGTCCACTTCCCAACTGCCCTCACCGCACGGTGGCCAATCATCGCAGGTTCCAACGCTCACAAGCGCCAACCAAACGCCCAGCTTCACCGTTACGGATCTGATCAGCTCGGTGAATAAGAAAATTCGACAGAACTACATCCGCCGGAGACTGTTTACGACATACCGTGCGCTGGAGCGGTTGTCCCAGAGCGAGTTCAATCTCGATCGCCTCGAGGCAGCCGCGTTTGCCGCCACCAATCCCGGCCCGACGGAACTGATCGTGCCATCGAGCATGTCGAACGCGTCGGCctcaccggtgggtggaaaatcgaccaGCTCTCCGGGGCCACCACTGGGCGAGGTTGGTACCGTGCCGGAGCATGGTGCGGTGCTGACGTTGAAAAAATCCGGTACCAGTGgtgccggaaccggtgccaACCCACGCGGACACCACGGGCCCAAGAAACATCTCACCTTTCACGATATCGAAAACGAACGGGGTAAGCCACTGTCGAAGTACGAGCGGCATATGCTGATTTTTAACTGGCTGCACACCATCGACGACACCGCACTGGAGGTGGAAAACTGA
- the LOC128732079 gene encoding heat shock 70 kDa protein cognate 5, with product MLKAARYLSRSLVENRGLLHNGGSLPNNVLARFKSEQVKGAVIGIDLGTTNSCVAVMEGKNAKVIENAEGARTTPSHVAFTKDGERLVGMPAKRQAVTNSANTFYATKRLIGRRFDDQEIKKDLANLSYKVMKASNGDAWVQGSDGKVYSPSQIGAFVLMKMKETAEAYLNTPVKNAVVTVPAYFNDSQRQATKDAGQIAGLNVLRVINEPTAAALAYGMDKSEDKIIAVYDLGGGTFDISILEIQKGVFEVKSTNGDTLLGGEDFDNHILNYLAQEFKKDQGIDIKKDAMAMQRLKEAAEKAKCELSSSVQTDINLPYLTMDASGPKHLNLKLTRAKLETLVGDLIKRTIAPCQKAMSDAEVNKSDIGEVLLVGGMTRMPKVQSLVQEVFGRQPSRAVNPDEAVAVGAAVQGGVLAGDVTDVLLLDVTPLSLGIETLGGVFTRLITRNTTIPTKKSQVFSTAADGQTQVEIKVHQGEREMATDNKMLGSFTLVGIPPAPRGVPQIEVVFDIDANGIVHVSARDKGTGKEQQIVIQSSGGLSKDEIENMIKNAEQYAQADKQKKDRIEAINQAEGIVHDTETKMEEFKDQLPKEECDKLREEITKVREILANKDEADPEQVRQTTSALQQSSLKLFEMAYKKMASEREGSGSSSGSSSSSSSSGGSEEAEKKENKN from the exons ATGTTGAAAGCAGCCAGATATCTATCCCGCAGTTTGGTGGAGAACCGAGGGCTGTTGCACAAT GGAGGATCTCTGCCCAACAATGTGCTGGCCCGGTTCAA ATCGGAACAGGTCAAAGGTGCCGTTATTGGTATCGATCTGGGCACCACAAACTCGTGCGTTGCGGTGATGGAAGGCAAAAACGCCAAGGTCATCGAGAATGCGGAGGGTGCCCGCACCACACCGTCGCACGTAGCATTCACAAAGGACGGCGAACGGTTGGTGGGCATGCCGGCCAAACGCCAGGCGGTCACCAATTCGGCCAACACATTCTACGCCACCAAGCGTCTGATTGGGCGGCGTTTCGATGATCAGGAGATCAAGAAGGACCTCGCCAACCTGTCGTACAAGGTGATGAAGGCCTCGAATGGGGATGCCTGGGTGCagggaagcgatggaaaagtgtACTCACCCAGCCAGATCGGTGCATTCGtgctgatgaagatgaagGAAACGGCGGAAGCGTACCTAAACACACCGGTTAAAAATGCCGTCGTTACGGTGCCGGCGTATTTTAACGATTCTCAGCGACAGGCTACGAAGGACGCGGGACAGATCGCGGGTCTGAATGTGCTGCGTGTAATTAACGAACCGACTGCTGCTGCGCTGGCGTACGGCATGGATAAGAGTGAGGATAAGATCATTGCCGTGTACGATCTCGGTGGTGGTACGTTCGATATTTCGATTCTCGAGATTCAGAAGGGCGTGTTCGAAGTGAAATCCACCAACGGTGACACCCTGCTCGGTGGTGAGGATTTCGATAATCATATCCTCAACTATCTGGCGCAGGAGTTCAAGAAGGACCAGGGTATCGACATTAAGAAAGACGCCATGGCAATGCAGCGGTTGAAGGAAGCCGCCGAAAAGGCCAAGTGCGAACTGTCGTCGTCCGTGCAGACCGACATCAACCTGCCGTACCTGACGATGGATGCATCGGGACCGAAACACTTGAACCTGAAGCTGACGCGAGCCAAGCTGGAAACGCTGGTTGGCGATCTGATCAAGCGTACGATTGCGCCCTGCCAGAAGGCGATGTCCGATGCGGAAGTCAACAAGTCCGACATTGGTGAGGTGCTGCTGGTCGGTGGTATGACCCGCATGCCAAAGGTGCAATCGCTGGTGCAGGAAGTGTTCGGCCGCCAGCCATCCCGTGCCGTCAATCCCGACGAAGCCGTTGCCGTTGGTGCCGCCGTACAGGGCGGTGTGTTGGCCGGTGACGTGACGGAcgtgctgctgttggatgTGACGCCTCTCTCGCTCGGTATCGAAACGCTCGGTGGCGTGTTTACGCGGCTCATCACCCGCAACACGACTATTCCCACGAAGAAATCTCAGGTCTTTTCCACGGCGGCCGACGGACAGACGCAGGTGGAAATTAAGGTGCACCAGGGTGAGCGAGAAATGGCCACGGACAACAAGATGCTGGGTTCGTTTACGCTCGTTGGCATTCCCCCGGCGCCACGAGGTGTGCCACAGATTGAGGTCGTGTTTGACATTGATGCGAACGGCATTGTGCATGTGTCCGCTCGCGATAAGGGCACCGGCAAGGAACAACAGA TTGTCATTCAATCGTCCGGCGGTTTGAGCAAGGATGAGATCGAAAACATGATCAAGAATGCCGAACAGTACGCGCAAGcagacaaacaaaagaaagaccGCATCGAGGCGATCAACCAAGCGGAAGGCATCGTGCACGATACGGAAACGAAGATGGAGGAGTTCAAAGATCAGCTGCCAAAGGAAgag TGTGACAAGCTGCGAGAGGAAATCACGAAGGTGCGAGAAATTCTGGCAAACAAGGATGAAGCTGATCCGGAACAAGTTCGCCAAACAACCAGTGCCCTGCAGCAGTCTTCTCTAAAGCTGTTCGAAATGGCGTACAAGAAG ATGGCATCGGAGCGTGAAGGTAGCGGTAGCAGTagcggaagcagcagcagcagcagcagcagtggcggATCGGAGGAAGCCGAGAAGAAGGagaacaaaaactaa
- the LOC128730445 gene encoding ras-related protein Rab-18-B-like yields MEQDRILATFKILIIGESGVGKSSLMLRFTENDFDSDQALTIGVDFKTKMLDIDGVKVKLAIWDTAGQERFRTLTPSYYRDAQGAILVYDVTKKDTFQKLESWLNELEIYGTRNNMAKMIVGNKIDQPNRTITRDEGFRFAKKHRMMFIETSAKTSEGVKDAFEEVVRKILETDGLWERNDYGDGVDLHGNRASSTGSCSC; encoded by the exons atGGAACAGGATCGCATTCTAGCGacgtttaaaatattaataattgGCGAAAGTGGTGTAGGCAAATCTAG CCTCATGCTGAGATTTACAGAAAATGACTTCGACAGCGATCAGGCGCTTACGATCGGGGTTGATTTTAAGACCAAAATGCTCGACATCGATGGTGTGAAAGTGAAGCTGGCTATATGGGACACGGCCGGGCAGGAAAGGTTTCGAACGCTCACACCGAGTTACTACAGAGATGCCCAGGGAGCCATTCTAGTATATGACGTCACTAAGAAAGACACCTTCCAGAAGCTGGAATCTTGGTTGAACGAGCTGGAAATCTATGGTACACGCAACAATATGGCTAAAATGATCGTGGGCAACAAGATTGATCAACCCAACCGAACCATAACCAGAGATGAGGGTTTCCGATTTGCGAAAAAACACCGAATGATGTTTATTGAAACATCGGCAAAAACGAGCGAAGGCGTGAAGGATGCATTCGAAGAGGTAGTTCGTAAG ATTTTGGAAACAGACGGACTATGGGAGCGAAATGATTACGGTGACGGTGTGGATCTTCACGGCAACCGGGCTTCCTCTACCGGTTCATGTTCATGCTAG